AAGCGGAAGGGAATCATCCAGCGCGACGGCGTTTATCTCAGTACGGAAGAAATCGGCGACCAGGAAAAGTCCGCTCGTTGCACCGAAGAACGCCCTCGCATTGACCTCTTCCAGCTCGCCAATGAGCGCTTCGGACAGCCGCTCCACGTGCTCTGGCACGAACCCTCTCAAGAGGTAGGCAAGCGTTATTACGCCCAGCGGACGCATATTTTCATCTACGACCACTATGCCGTCATGTTCCTTGGAAAGCATGATCTCAACGGCTTGTTTGAGCGTATCTCTTGGTAAAATAGAACTTGGATTAGGGTCCATGCACTCGCGTACTCGTATCATGCTGATATGATACTCCTTTCCTTGAATCTGTCAATTACGGTTCAAAGCGTCAACGGCAGAGCATTATGAAATCGGCCACTCCCGAGAACTCCTCGCCGGAGACATTCGAGTCATAGGGCAATAGAGTAACGACGGCAATATTAAGGCCTGGACGGGACTTTTCGAGCTGGTAGGGTATCCCTAGATGGTAGTCCGAGTGGAAGCGGCCGCAGAAGAATAGAACCTTTCGGCCCCGCTCAAGCCAGGAAGAGAGAGAGGATGCCATTACCGCATCCTTTAGCGCCTGCGCCTTGAAAAGGTTCTCCGGGTTCATTGCACCCATAGGACCTGCGTGCGGCATACCTTCCATGGTCGACATAAACCGCTCGCGATACTCCTTTGAATCAAAGTCAATAGCCGCGGGAAGATATACGCTGTCCTCACCGAATAGCTCGGGGCTGAAGTCGCCTGAGCGAGATACTAACGAAGCCATCCTGCGGGGTACGTTTGCGGCGACAACCGGTATCCCCTTTGAGCGGGCGAATTCCACCAGGGGCCGATAGTCCGTCTCATAGTTCGGCCAGGGTCTTGAACCTTCAAGGAAGGCACTTTCATCAATCTCGCCCGCAAGATAGGAATCGAGTACATGCTGAACATCGCGCTCGAACATCTCGAGCCCCATCACGAGAGTCGAGTCCCTGTCAAAGAGGTTGGAGAGCAATTCAAGTTCGGCTCTGTGGCCTTCCGGAGAATCGTGCTCCTCGCCCACGAACGCAACGTCGTAATCGTTAAGCCTT
This DNA window, taken from bacterium, encodes the following:
- a CDS encoding CBS domain-containing protein — its product is MIRVRECMDPNPSSILPRDTLKQAVEIMLSKEHDGIVVVDENMRPLGVITLAYLLRGFVPEHVERLSEALIGELEEVNARAFFGATSGLFLVADFFRTEINAVALDDSLPLAAAEMERQRLDFLPVVDKSRLAGVIRRRDIMRVFFDIPKDSV
- a CDS encoding ChaN family lipoprotein: MTYLFLAVVIAFLSSASTEEKSTVLASNSDTISLATLYERLNDYDVAFVGEEHDSPEGHRAELELLSNLFDRDSTLVMGLEMFERDVQHVLDSYLAGEIDESAFLEGSRPWPNYETDYRPLVEFARSKGIPVVAANVPRRMASLVSRSGDFSPELFGEDSVYLPAAIDFDSKEYRERFMSTMEGMPHAGPMGAMNPENLFKAQALKDAVMASSLSSWLERGRKVLFFCGRFHSDYHLGIPYQLEKSRPGLNIAVVTLLPYDSNVSGEEFSGVADFIMLCR